The following are encoded together in the Streptomyces sp. NBC_00341 genome:
- a CDS encoding FMN-binding glutamate synthase family protein, giving the protein MIRIGSVGLTLLAALGAGSAAVWISPWWWTASVLLALLGLLGMWDLTQRRHSVLRNYPVIGHARFLLEKIRPELQQYFVERNYDGRPFDRDVRSLVYERAKGTDAEEPFGTERDVYRPGHEFLVPSMAPCEVPETPPRVRIGGPDCTQPYDMALLNVSAMSFGSLSANAVLALNTGAARGNFAHDTGEGGMSDYHLRPGGDLVWEIGTGYFGCRTEDGGFDAGKFAEKAAHDHVKCVSLKLSQGAKPGIGGVLPGAKVNAEIARVRGVPQGRTVTSPPYHRVFSTPRELVRFVARMRELAGGKPAGFKLCPGSRRQFLAVCKAMVEEGTTPDFIIVDGAEGGTGAAPLEFADHIGTPLTEGLLTVHNALVGAGLRDRIRIGASGKIATGSDLVKRLLQGADYANSARAMMFAVGCIQAQRCHTNTCPTGVTTQDPRRARALNVADKSVRVQRFQEATVAGALQIMASMGVTDPDHLRPHMLQRRVDPYTLRSFDEMYELLAPGELLAAPPSSWAADWKAADPDHFTV; this is encoded by the coding sequence GTGATACGAATCGGTTCTGTTGGTCTGACACTGCTCGCGGCTCTGGGGGCGGGAAGCGCGGCGGTATGGATTTCACCGTGGTGGTGGACCGCCTCTGTACTGCTCGCTCTCCTGGGCCTGCTCGGGATGTGGGACCTCACCCAGCGCAGACATTCGGTGCTGCGCAACTATCCCGTGATCGGTCACGCGCGTTTCCTCCTGGAGAAGATCCGCCCCGAACTCCAGCAGTATTTCGTGGAGCGGAACTACGACGGCCGCCCCTTCGACCGGGACGTGCGCAGCCTCGTGTACGAACGTGCGAAGGGCACGGACGCGGAGGAGCCGTTCGGTACGGAGCGGGACGTCTACCGGCCCGGCCACGAATTCCTCGTCCCGTCGATGGCGCCGTGTGAGGTTCCCGAGACACCACCGCGGGTCAGGATCGGCGGCCCCGACTGCACCCAGCCGTACGACATGGCACTGCTCAACGTCTCCGCCATGAGCTTCGGCTCACTCTCCGCAAACGCGGTCCTGGCACTCAATACCGGTGCGGCACGCGGCAATTTCGCCCACGACACGGGCGAGGGCGGCATGTCGGACTATCACCTGCGGCCCGGGGGAGACCTCGTCTGGGAGATCGGCACCGGCTACTTCGGGTGCAGGACCGAGGACGGCGGCTTCGACGCCGGGAAGTTCGCCGAAAAGGCAGCGCACGACCATGTGAAGTGCGTGTCGCTCAAGTTGTCCCAGGGCGCCAAGCCAGGCATCGGCGGTGTGCTGCCGGGGGCGAAGGTCAACGCGGAGATCGCCCGGGTACGAGGTGTGCCCCAGGGCAGAACGGTGACCTCGCCCCCGTACCACCGGGTGTTCTCCACACCGCGTGAACTGGTCCGCTTCGTGGCACGGATGCGGGAACTGGCGGGCGGCAAACCTGCGGGATTCAAGCTCTGCCCCGGCTCGCGGCGGCAGTTCCTCGCCGTGTGCAAGGCCATGGTGGAGGAGGGGACGACACCTGATTTCATCATCGTGGACGGGGCCGAGGGCGGCACCGGCGCGGCGCCGCTGGAGTTCGCCGACCACATCGGCACGCCCCTCACCGAGGGTCTGCTCACCGTGCACAACGCCCTGGTCGGCGCCGGACTGCGGGACCGGATCAGGATCGGCGCCAGCGGCAAGATCGCCACCGGGTCCGACCTGGTCAAGAGGCTCCTGCAAGGCGCCGACTACGCGAACTCGGCCCGCGCGATGATGTTCGCCGTGGGCTGCATACAGGCGCAGCGCTGCCACACCAACACCTGTCCCACGGGTGTCACCACCCAGGACCCTCGGCGCGCCCGCGCCCTGAACGTCGCCGACAAGTCGGTGCGGGTCCAGAGGTTCCAGGAGGCGACGGTCGCCGGCGCGCTCCAGATCATGGCCTCCATGGGCGTCACGGACCCGGACCACCTGCGTCCGCACATGCTGCAGCGACGCGTCGATCCCTACACGCTGCGTTCCTTCGACGAAATGTACGAATTGCTGGCGCCGGGAGAGCTTCTTGCCGCGCCCCCTTCGTCCTGGGCTGCCGACTGGAAAGCCGCAGACCCCGACCACTTCACAGTCTGA
- a CDS encoding amino acid adenylation domain-containing protein encodes MTGFQLEDVLPLTPLQAGMHFHALYDSHAVDVYTAQFVFDLEGPVGVPVLRAAIGSLLRRHANLRVGFLHEGLDEPVQAVAAEVPVPLEELDLTGTHSTGTTEQRLTAFLAADRTRRFDLTTPPLMRFTLVRTAPQRHRLVMTSHHILFDGWSMPLLVRELFELYATGGDDSALPRVTPYRSYLGWLAQQDRAAALDTWATALAGIEAPTLIAGPGRAGAPDSAELPETLVLELDAATTARLRETARAHRLTLNTLVQGAWGLLLGHLTGRPDVVFGATVSGRPPEIPGIESMIGLFINTVPVRLRPEPGETLAALLTRLQEEQGRLLDSQHVGLSEIRGVTALDELFDTLTVFENYPMDDEALRTAQRGLPGLAVTGFSGTDAAHYPLTLTIAPGDTLRITFGYRAAVLDHDDVARTVARMRRLLTVMAQGLDRPADGVPVLLDGERETLLSQGYGADLAADALDMSIPDAVAGYAARHPDAVAVSGAGEQLTYRQLCDLSDGLAGSLAAAGTGAEDGVGILVARSAATVTASLAALRAGAAYVPLDPRWPVERLRRVAEVAAVRVLIVDESTRTHPWVRELGPHTAVLSIDAAGRVERGGPAGPGALPAVTGGARLAYVMFTSGSTGLPKGVGVTHADVTALASHRAWQDGAADAVLLHSAYVFDASTFEIWAPLLNGGRIVVAPEGTLQPAVLRDLVTRHGLTSAFLTTALFNVLAEADPGALGLLRTVATGGEAAAPGVLQRVAAAHPGTTVLHVYGPTETTTFATVHPVGPGDAPTGAASIGRPLDGMRAYVLDTAMRPVPTGAEGELYIAGAGVARGYLGRPGLTATRFVADPFSEAGERMYRTGDLVRRDADGLLHYVARSDQQIKLRGHRIEPAEIETVLRTEPSVHAACVLVREDLPGDRTLTAYVVPAPGRPAPDPDLLAAHVGHHLPAYMVPSVIQPVDTLPLTPNGKLDRAALPRPDGPPAAQGRPPRSAVEEILAGLFADVLGVERVGIDDSFFALGGHSLLATRLVGRVRAALDTETEIRTLFENPTVAALATALAESGRPPRPALTPQERPATIPLSYAQQRLWFLHRLEGPSATYNIPFAVRIDGPLDTEALRLALHDVVRRHAALRTVFPEGDTGPHQHITAPDDVRSPFAWEAIDEDKIRHRINAATAEPIDIEHRLPLQATLLRLADDAHVLVLVIHHIAADGSSLAPLVHDLGAAYRARVRAEEPALPALTVDYADHTLWQRRLLGDEHDPDSLVSRQLDYWKAALDGLPEMIELPWDRSRPAVPRHTGATYDFAVGPIISRRVAELARTSGCSAFMVLQAALSTVLSRHGAGDDIPLGTAVAGRTDEAASELVGLFVNTLVLRTDLTGDPTFLELLDRVKDSDLSAYAHQDVPFERLVELLNPTRSQSHHPLFQTMLVLQNHAPAAAIDLPDLTVSGVPVVAGVSKFDLSFTFTETYDDSGAPDGMRAAVDYATELFDEATVRGLADRLVLLLDAVTADPERPLHTYDVLTAAERTRLTDWGTGPAEHHPASTVPALFEQWVRRTPDAPAVRDAATTLTYGELDARAETLAQHLAAQGIGPEDRVAVALPRTHHLVVALLAVLRTGAAYVPLDPDYPAQRLSYMLDDAAPRLLLTTPAIHRRLPRTAVPHLYADQLGDHAPTTARPGTAPHPAHPAYVIYTSGSTGRPKGVVVTHRGVGAMAQTQSDRLNVTPGSRVLHMASVSFDAAFWELCMGLLSGACLEIDERDALLPGPTLAALVRERGITHLTLPPAALAVMPPDSLPAGTTMVLAGEACPPALVHAWARDRFLVNAYGPTETTVCATMSGCQHADGPLAPDRTVPIGGPVNGTTVHVLDDRLAPVPPGVVGELYVSGAGVARGYHGRAALTASRFLANPFDRTGGRMYRTGDLVRWTAEGELVYVSRVDDQVKLRGFRIELGEIEAVLAAMPGVAAACATVREDRPGDRRLVVYTVPADGTPGPDEDEVRAHLSASLPAHMVPAAHLSLTALPVTPNGKTDRRALPAPHRAAPTGGRPPRTARERTLCEVFAQTLGVPEVSVTDDFFALGGHSLLAVTLARRIGERCGRRPSLRALFAAPTAEGIDRLLGRTTGEEDQADTVTTDLAAEVRLAADISGARRQAESLLPAPRRPLRPSARPLLTGASGFLGAFLLRDLIETTDGPVDCLVRARDSHSAAHRLRANLERYGLWRPRYEDLIHAVPGDLAAPGLGLSPEDRTALVRRLGTVLHNGARVNFAAAYGDLRDANVAGTEELLRLLADSASPGMHYISTTGVYAPAPGPDPVTITESTPTGPAPGLPDGYGQSKWVAEGLVGLARERGLPVTVHRPGRISGDTTTGACQDRDLLWQLIKGCLQAGAVPDLPYGSTGWVPVDYVSAAVVALALSGPAGAQTYHLTNPDAPGLDRVFEAAARLGHELRTVPAPQWQARVAAQPDNAAQLFLGDEGRSRPEAKDLRRFDSRRTAGAAAAVGIHRTPLTDEILVRYLTYFHATGYLPVPAAPATS; translated from the coding sequence GTGACCGGTTTCCAGCTGGAGGACGTACTACCGCTGACGCCGCTTCAGGCAGGCATGCACTTCCATGCCCTGTACGACTCGCACGCCGTGGACGTCTACACCGCGCAGTTCGTCTTCGACCTCGAAGGCCCCGTCGGCGTCCCCGTGCTGCGCGCCGCCATCGGCAGCCTGCTGCGCAGGCACGCCAACCTGCGGGTCGGCTTCCTCCACGAGGGCCTGGACGAGCCGGTGCAGGCCGTAGCCGCCGAGGTGCCGGTGCCACTGGAGGAACTCGACCTGACCGGTACGCACTCCACGGGCACGACAGAGCAACGCCTCACCGCGTTCCTCGCCGCCGACCGCACCCGCCGCTTCGACCTGACCACCCCGCCCCTGATGCGGTTCACCCTGGTGCGCACCGCTCCGCAGCGCCACCGCCTCGTCATGACGAGCCATCACATCCTGTTCGACGGCTGGTCGATGCCCCTGCTCGTGCGGGAGCTCTTCGAGCTGTACGCGACCGGGGGCGACGACAGCGCCCTGCCGCGCGTCACCCCCTACCGCAGCTATCTCGGCTGGCTCGCCCAGCAGGACCGCGCGGCCGCGCTGGACACCTGGGCCACCGCTCTGGCGGGGATCGAGGCGCCGACCCTGATCGCCGGACCCGGCCGCGCGGGCGCGCCGGACTCCGCCGAGCTGCCCGAAACCCTGGTGCTCGAACTGGACGCGGCCACGACGGCCCGGCTCCGCGAGACGGCCCGCGCCCACCGCCTCACCCTCAACACCCTCGTGCAGGGCGCCTGGGGCCTGCTGCTCGGCCACCTCACCGGACGCCCCGACGTCGTGTTCGGCGCCACCGTGTCCGGCCGGCCGCCGGAGATCCCCGGCATCGAGTCGATGATCGGCCTGTTCATCAACACCGTGCCGGTACGGCTCCGCCCGGAGCCCGGCGAAACCCTGGCCGCGCTCCTGACCCGGCTCCAGGAGGAACAGGGCCGGCTCCTCGACAGCCAGCACGTGGGCCTGAGCGAGATCCGGGGCGTCACCGCACTGGACGAACTCTTCGACACCCTCACCGTGTTCGAGAACTACCCGATGGACGACGAGGCCCTGCGCACCGCACAACGGGGACTGCCCGGACTGGCCGTCACCGGATTCAGCGGTACGGACGCCGCCCACTACCCGCTCACCCTCACCATCGCCCCGGGCGACACCCTGAGGATCACCTTCGGCTACCGGGCCGCCGTCCTGGACCACGACGACGTCGCCCGGACGGTCGCCCGCATGCGGCGCCTGCTGACGGTGATGGCGCAAGGGCTCGACCGCCCCGCCGACGGCGTGCCCGTCCTCCTGGACGGTGAGCGCGAGACACTGCTCTCCCAGGGGTACGGCGCCGACCTGGCCGCCGACGCACTGGACATGAGCATCCCGGACGCAGTGGCGGGGTACGCCGCCCGGCACCCGGACGCGGTGGCCGTGTCCGGCGCGGGCGAGCAGCTCACCTACCGGCAGCTCTGTGACCTCTCGGACGGTCTCGCCGGTTCCCTGGCAGCGGCCGGGACCGGCGCAGAGGACGGCGTCGGCATCCTCGTAGCCCGGTCGGCCGCCACCGTCACCGCCTCCCTGGCCGCCCTGCGCGCGGGCGCCGCCTATGTGCCCCTCGACCCGCGCTGGCCGGTGGAACGGCTCCGCCGGGTCGCCGAGGTGGCCGCCGTGCGTGTCCTGATCGTCGACGAGAGCACTCGCACGCACCCCTGGGTACGAGAACTCGGCCCGCACACAGCCGTGCTGAGCATCGACGCCGCCGGCCGCGTCGAGCGAGGTGGCCCGGCCGGTCCGGGCGCTCTCCCCGCGGTCACGGGCGGCGCCCGGCTCGCGTACGTGATGTTCACCTCCGGCTCCACGGGCCTGCCCAAGGGCGTCGGCGTCACCCACGCCGACGTGACCGCCCTCGCCTCGCACCGGGCCTGGCAGGACGGCGCGGCCGACGCCGTCCTGCTGCACTCGGCGTACGTCTTCGACGCCTCCACGTTCGAGATCTGGGCCCCGCTCCTCAACGGGGGCCGCATCGTCGTGGCGCCCGAGGGCACGCTCCAGCCCGCCGTGCTCAGGGACCTCGTCACCCGGCACGGCCTGACGTCGGCGTTCCTGACGACGGCCCTGTTCAACGTCCTCGCGGAAGCGGACCCGGGCGCCCTCGGCCTGCTGCGTACGGTGGCCACCGGAGGTGAGGCCGCCGCACCCGGCGTGCTGCAACGCGTCGCCGCCGCCCACCCCGGCACCACCGTCCTGCACGTATACGGCCCCACCGAGACGACGACCTTCGCCACCGTCCACCCCGTCGGCCCCGGCGACGCTCCCACCGGTGCGGCGTCGATCGGCCGGCCGCTCGACGGCATGCGCGCCTACGTCCTGGACACGGCGATGCGACCCGTACCGACCGGCGCAGAGGGCGAGCTGTACATAGCGGGCGCCGGAGTGGCGCGCGGCTATCTGGGGCGGCCCGGCCTCACCGCCACCCGATTCGTCGCCGACCCGTTCTCCGAAGCCGGGGAGCGCATGTACCGCACCGGCGACCTCGTACGCCGCGACGCCGACGGCCTCCTACACTACGTGGCCAGGTCCGACCAGCAGATCAAACTCCGCGGCCACCGCATCGAGCCCGCCGAGATCGAGACCGTGCTCCGCACAGAGCCGTCGGTGCACGCCGCCTGCGTCCTGGTCCGCGAGGACCTGCCCGGCGACCGCACCCTCACCGCCTACGTCGTCCCCGCACCCGGGCGGCCCGCCCCGGACCCGGACCTGCTCGCCGCGCACGTGGGACACCACCTGCCCGCCTACATGGTGCCCTCCGTCATCCAACCGGTCGACACGCTGCCGCTGACCCCCAACGGCAAGCTCGACCGGGCAGCCCTGCCCAGGCCGGACGGCCCGCCCGCCGCGCAGGGCCGGCCGCCGCGCAGCGCAGTGGAGGAGATCCTCGCCGGTCTCTTCGCCGACGTGCTCGGCGTGGAGCGCGTCGGCATCGACGACAGCTTCTTCGCCCTGGGCGGCCACTCCCTGCTCGCCACCCGCCTGGTGGGCCGTGTCCGCGCCGCCCTGGACACCGAGACCGAGATCCGCACCCTCTTCGAGAACCCCACCGTCGCCGCACTCGCCACCGCCCTGGCGGAATCGGGCCGCCCGCCCCGCCCCGCCCTCACCCCGCAGGAACGTCCCGCCACGATTCCCCTCTCGTACGCACAGCAGCGCCTGTGGTTCCTCCACCGGCTCGAAGGCCCCTCCGCCACGTACAACATCCCCTTCGCCGTACGCATCGACGGACCGCTCGACACGGAGGCCCTGCGCCTGGCCCTGCACGACGTCGTCAGGCGGCACGCGGCCCTGCGCACGGTCTTCCCCGAAGGCGACACCGGACCGCACCAGCACATCACCGCCCCTGATGACGTCCGGTCCCCGTTCGCCTGGGAGGCGATCGACGAGGACAAGATCCGCCACCGGATCAATGCCGCCACGGCCGAGCCGATCGACATCGAGCACCGCCTCCCGCTCCAGGCGACCCTGTTGCGCCTGGCCGACGACGCCCACGTCCTGGTGCTCGTGATCCACCACATCGCCGCCGACGGATCCTCCCTCGCGCCTCTCGTCCACGACCTGGGCGCCGCCTACCGGGCCCGGGTCCGCGCGGAGGAACCCGCACTGCCCGCGCTGACTGTCGACTACGCCGACCACACCCTCTGGCAGCGCCGCCTCCTCGGCGACGAACACGACCCGGACAGTCTCGTATCGCGCCAACTCGACTACTGGAAAGCCGCACTGGACGGCCTTCCGGAGATGATCGAACTGCCGTGGGACCGGTCGCGCCCGGCCGTACCCCGGCACACCGGAGCCACCTACGACTTCGCCGTCGGCCCCATCATTTCCAGGCGGGTCGCCGAACTCGCCCGGACCAGCGGATGCAGCGCCTTCATGGTCCTCCAGGCCGCCCTGTCGACCGTACTGTCCCGGCACGGCGCCGGCGACGACATCCCGCTGGGCACGGCAGTCGCCGGACGCACCGACGAAGCCGCCTCGGAGCTCGTCGGACTCTTCGTGAACACCCTCGTGCTGCGCACGGACCTGACAGGCGACCCGACGTTCCTCGAACTGCTCGACCGCGTGAAGGACTCCGACCTCTCCGCGTACGCACATCAGGACGTCCCCTTCGAGCGTCTGGTCGAACTGCTCAACCCCACGCGTTCACAGAGCCACCACCCGCTCTTCCAGACCATGCTCGTCCTGCAGAACCACGCGCCCGCTGCCGCCATCGACCTGCCGGACCTGACCGTGAGCGGCGTACCGGTCGTCGCCGGGGTCAGCAAGTTCGACCTGTCGTTCACCTTCACCGAGACGTACGACGACAGCGGCGCCCCGGACGGCATGCGGGCAGCGGTCGACTACGCGACGGAACTCTTCGACGAGGCGACGGTCCGCGGCCTCGCCGACCGGCTCGTCCTGCTGCTCGACGCCGTCACCGCGGACCCCGAGCGCCCCCTGCACACCTACGACGTACTCACCGCCGCCGAGCGCACCCGCCTCACCGACTGGGGGACCGGGCCCGCCGAGCACCACCCCGCGTCGACGGTTCCCGCGCTCTTCGAGCAGTGGGTCCGGCGCACCCCCGACGCCCCGGCGGTCCGCGACGCCGCGACCACCCTCACCTACGGCGAACTCGACGCCCGCGCCGAGACCCTCGCCCAACACCTCGCCGCACAGGGCATCGGCCCCGAGGACCGCGTCGCCGTCGCCCTGCCCCGCACCCACCACCTCGTGGTGGCCCTGCTCGCCGTCCTCAGGACCGGAGCGGCCTACGTACCGCTCGACCCCGACTACCCGGCCCAGCGCCTGTCGTACATGCTCGACGACGCCGCTCCCCGCCTGCTCCTCACCACTCCCGCGATCCACCGCCGCCTTCCCCGGACCGCGGTGCCGCACCTGTACGCCGATCAGCTCGGCGACCACGCCCCGACAACCGCCCGCCCCGGCACGGCTCCGCACCCGGCACACCCCGCATACGTCATCTACACCTCCGGTTCCACCGGCCGGCCCAAGGGCGTCGTCGTCACCCACCGCGGCGTCGGCGCCATGGCACAGACTCAGAGCGACCGGCTGAACGTCACCCCGGGCAGCCGGGTCCTGCACATGGCGTCCGTCAGCTTCGACGCCGCGTTCTGGGAACTGTGCATGGGGCTGCTCTCCGGAGCCTGCCTGGAGATCGACGAGCGCGACGCACTGCTGCCCGGCCCCACCCTCGCGGCGCTCGTCCGCGAGCGCGGCATCACCCACCTCACCCTGCCACCCGCCGCACTCGCCGTGATGCCGCCGGACTCCCTGCCCGCCGGCACCACCATGGTCCTCGCCGGTGAGGCATGCCCGCCCGCCCTGGTACACGCCTGGGCGCGCGACCGCTTCCTCGTCAACGCCTACGGACCCACCGAGACCACCGTCTGCGCCACCATGAGCGGCTGCCAGCACGCGGACGGGCCGCTGGCGCCCGACCGCACGGTGCCCATCGGCGGCCCGGTCAACGGCACCACGGTCCACGTCCTGGACGACCGGCTGGCACCCGTACCGCCCGGCGTGGTCGGTGAGCTGTACGTCTCCGGGGCGGGGGTCGCCCGCGGCTACCACGGCCGCGCCGCGCTCACCGCGTCCCGGTTCCTGGCCAACCCGTTCGACCGCACCGGGGGCCGCATGTACCGCACGGGCGATCTGGTGCGCTGGACGGCGGAGGGGGAGCTCGTCTACGTCTCCCGCGTCGACGACCAGGTCAAACTCCGCGGCTTCCGCATCGAACTCGGCGAGATCGAGGCGGTCCTCGCCGCGATGCCCGGGGTGGCCGCGGCCTGCGCCACCGTCCGCGAGGACCGGCCCGGCGACCGGCGCCTCGTCGTCTACACCGTGCCCGCGGACGGCACGCCGGGCCCGGACGAGGACGAGGTGCGCGCACACCTCTCGGCGAGCCTGCCCGCCCACATGGTCCCCGCCGCCCACCTCAGCCTCACAGCCCTGCCCGTCACCCCCAACGGGAAGACCGACCGGCGCGCACTGCCCGCCCCCCACCGTGCCGCTCCGACAGGCGGCCGCCCACCGCGCACCGCGCGCGAGCGCACACTGTGCGAGGTGTTCGCGCAGACGCTCGGCGTGCCGGAGGTGAGCGTCACGGACGACTTCTTCGCCCTGGGCGGCCACTCCCTGCTCGCCGTCACCCTGGCCCGGCGGATCGGCGAGCGATGCGGCCGACGCCCCTCCCTGCGGGCCCTGTTCGCCGCACCCACCGCCGAAGGGATCGACCGTCTGCTGGGGCGCACCACGGGGGAGGAGGACCAGGCGGACACCGTCACGACGGACCTCGCCGCCGAGGTCCGGCTGGCCGCGGACATCTCGGGCGCCCGCCGGCAGGCCGAGTCCCTCCTGCCCGCCCCGCGCCGGCCCCTGCGTCCGTCCGCCCGGCCCCTTCTGACCGGCGCCTCCGGCTTCCTCGGCGCGTTCCTGCTGCGCGACCTCATCGAGACGACGGACGGGCCCGTCGACTGCCTCGTCAGGGCGCGGGACAGCCACAGCGCCGCCCACCGGCTGCGCGCCAACCTGGAGCGCTACGGCCTGTGGCGCCCCCGGTACGAGGACCTGATCCACGCTGTTCCGGGCGATCTCGCAGCCCCGGGCCTGGGCCTGTCACCCGAGGACAGAACCGCCCTGGTCCGCCGCCTCGGCACGGTCCTGCACAACGGCGCGCGCGTCAACTTCGCCGCCGCGTACGGTGACCTGCGCGACGCGAACGTGGCCGGCACCGAAGAGCTCCTGCGTCTGCTCGCCGACTCCGCCTCACCCGGAATGCACTACATCTCGACCACCGGCGTGTACGCCCCTGCGCCCGGCCCCGATCCCGTCACCATCACGGAGTCGACGCCGACGGGCCCCGCGCCCGGACTGCCCGACGGTTACGGGCAGAGCAAGTGGGTCGCCGAAGGACTCGTCGGCCTGGCCCGCGAACGCGGCCTGCCGGTGACCGTCCACCGCCCCGGCCGGATCAGCGGCGACACCACCACCGGAGCCTGCCAGGACCGCGACCTGCTCTGGCAGCTCATCAAGGGCTGCCTCCAGGCGGGAGCGGTGCCCGACCTGCCGTACGGTTCGACGGGCTGGGTGCCCGTCGACTACGTCAGCGCCGCGGTCGTGGCCCTCGCCCTGTCCGGCCCGGCCGGTGCGCAGACGTACCACCTCACCAACCCGGACGCGCCGGGCCTGGACCGCGTCTTCGAAGCGGCCGCCCGGCTCGGGCACGAGCTGCGAACCGTACCCGCGCCGCAGTGGCAGGCCCGCGTAGCCGCGCAGCCCGACAACGCGGCGCAACTGTTCCTCGGCGACGAGGGGCGGAGCCGGCCCGAGGCCAAGGACCTTCGCCGCTTCGACTCCCGCCGCACAGCCGGAGCCGCGGCGGCCGTGGGCATCCACCGGACACCCCTCACCGACGAGATCCTGGTCCGCTACCTGACGTACTTCCACGCAACGGGCTACCTGCCCGTTCCGGCGGCACCCGCCACGTCGTAG
- a CDS encoding thiamine pyrophosphate-dependent enzyme, with amino-acid sequence MPRTVARVIVDALSELGVNQVFGVVGDALNPLTEAIRLTEDVEWVGCRHEEAAAFAASAQSQLSGRLGVCMGTVGPGSIHLLNGLYDAAKSRTPVLAIAGQVPLAEIGSESFQEVDNDALFSDVAVFRATVSSPDQLPQLLEAAVRNAVGRKGVAVLTVPGDIGDRKLSTDRKARFSLSGAVTRPEESAVRNAAGLLERGGRVTLLVGQGARAARADVLALADRLAAPMVLTLKAKEGFEGEGNPFQVGQTGLIGNPAAASAMQEADTLLLLGTDFPYREWYPEGRTVIQVDTEPTHIGRRVPVRAGLVGDVAATVRDLLTCLGAGEGRDRGHLDKARKEFETWRDGQARLADPKHDERTAGRLRAVFDNPEHGIRPEALAATVDRLAADDAVFTSDTGMATVWLSRFVEMRGERRLLGSYNLGSMANAMPHALGAQCLDRQRQVVAFCGDGGLSMLLGDLMTLKTGKLPVKLVVFDNRRLGMVKLEQEQAGLPEFGTELDNPDFAAVATAMGITGIRVTDPHELEESVRRALDTPGPVLLDVLTNPDEIAVPAKPTVGQGWGYAVAKVKEIARGQGESDRS; translated from the coding sequence GTGCCCCGTACCGTTGCCCGCGTCATCGTCGACGCACTGAGTGAACTCGGCGTGAACCAGGTGTTCGGCGTCGTCGGAGACGCGCTCAATCCACTGACAGAAGCCATCCGGCTCACCGAGGACGTGGAGTGGGTGGGCTGCCGCCACGAGGAGGCCGCGGCGTTCGCCGCGAGTGCCCAGTCCCAGCTCTCCGGCCGCCTCGGCGTCTGTATGGGAACCGTCGGCCCGGGTTCGATCCACCTGCTCAACGGGCTCTACGACGCGGCCAAGAGCCGCACTCCCGTCCTGGCGATAGCAGGACAGGTGCCGCTGGCGGAGATCGGCAGTGAGTCCTTCCAGGAGGTCGACAACGATGCCCTCTTCAGCGATGTCGCGGTATTCCGTGCCACGGTCTCCTCCCCCGATCAGCTGCCGCAGCTGCTGGAGGCGGCCGTCCGCAACGCCGTGGGCCGCAAGGGCGTTGCCGTGCTCACCGTGCCGGGTGACATCGGCGACCGGAAGCTGAGTACGGACCGCAAGGCCCGCTTCTCCCTGAGCGGGGCGGTGACGCGGCCCGAGGAGTCCGCCGTCCGGAACGCGGCCGGCCTCCTGGAGCGCGGCGGACGCGTGACCCTCCTCGTCGGCCAGGGCGCCCGCGCGGCCCGCGCGGACGTACTGGCGCTCGCCGACCGTCTGGCCGCTCCGATGGTGCTGACCCTGAAGGCGAAGGAGGGGTTCGAGGGCGAGGGCAACCCCTTCCAGGTCGGCCAGACCGGGCTGATCGGCAACCCGGCAGCGGCCTCCGCGATGCAGGAGGCCGACACGCTCCTCCTGCTGGGCACGGACTTCCCGTACCGCGAGTGGTATCCCGAGGGGCGCACGGTCATTCAGGTGGACACCGAACCCACCCACATCGGACGCCGGGTCCCGGTCCGGGCCGGCCTCGTCGGCGACGTGGCCGCCACGGTCCGCGATCTGCTCACGTGCCTGGGAGCCGGGGAAGGCCGCGACCGGGGGCACCTGGACAAGGCCCGGAAGGAGTTCGAGACCTGGCGTGACGGCCAGGCCCGGCTGGCCGATCCGAAACACGACGAGCGAACGGCCGGGCGGCTCCGCGCGGTGTTCGACAACCCGGAACACGGCATCAGGCCGGAGGCACTCGCCGCGACGGTCGACCGGCTCGCCGCCGATGACGCCGTCTTCACCTCCGACACCGGCATGGCCACGGTATGGCTCTCACGGTTTGTGGAGATGCGCGGTGAGCGGCGGCTGCTCGGCTCGTACAACCTCGGCTCCATGGCCAACGCCATGCCGCACGCACTCGGCGCCCAGTGCCTGGACCGGCAACGGCAGGTGGTCGCGTTCTGCGGCGACGGCGGCCTGAGCATGCTGCTCGGCGACCTCATGACACTCAAGACCGGCAAGCTCCCCGTCAAGCTGGTCGTCTTCGACAACCGGCGCCTCGGCATGGTCAAGCTGGAGCAGGAACAGGCGGGACTGCCCGAGTTCGGCACCGAGCTGGACAACCCCGACTTCGCCGCCGTGGCCACGGCCATGGGCATCACCGGCATCCGGGTGACGGACCCCCACGAGCTGGAGGAGTCGGTACGACGAGCCCTCGACACACCGGGGCCCGTTCTCCTCGACGTACTCACCAACCCCGACGAGATCGCCGTACCGGCCAAACCAACGGTGGGGCAGGGCTGGGGGTACGCCGTCGCCAAGGTGAAGGAGATCGCTCGCGGCCAGGGGGAGTCCGACCGGAGCTGA